From a single Brassica oleracea var. oleracea cultivar TO1000 chromosome C5, BOL, whole genome shotgun sequence genomic region:
- the LOC106292388 gene encoding uncharacterized protein LOC106292388 — translation MQIDQAQANDEVSSEEELELKWRLCAAYREDEIYWRQKRRALWLKEGDRNTKYFHAKTKQRRARNRITKLKNSMGAWVETEEEIEQVAVEYFENIFATSNPSDFETSIRFITERVTNEINVMLTAPPSDAEIKDAVFAINPDKVPGPDGMTSLFNQRFWNHIGKDIMCIVREFFETGEFDERMNQTNICLIPKNERPANMAEFRPISLCNVSYKIISKILSARLKKILPELISETQSAFVARRLITDNILVAKEMFHALRTNHSCNSKYVAIKTDMSKAYDSVEWGFLKALMEKIGFDQRWIHWIMSCISSEAERSKKITGMKIVRSCPAVSHLLFADDSLFFCKAESSQCQELMRIIDVYGYASGQQLNKEKSSVMFGSKVIASSKQDLKSAKANNRGLHWVAWDKICVPQERRDLGFRDSRDFNLALLVKQVWRLLIYPDSLLARVLKGRYYRHSNPLLVGKANNPSYGWSSLWTARSVLGEGLQRTIGTGADTNVWEDCWIPEELARLALLVGDEIDRDLRVHHLIIHETKCWNEPLIRELIVPEDVGKILAIRPSRIGRRDGYLWKHTKSGAYTVRSGYEVVNAKQKEDLLTEVQEPSITKLKSEV, via the exons ATGCAAATCGACCAAGCTCAAGCAAATGATGAGGTGTCGAGTGAAGAAGAATTGGAGCTGAAGTGGCGTCTTTGTGCAGCGTACAGAGAAGATGAGATTTATTGGAGACAAAAGAGGAGAGCTCTCTGGCTCAAAGAAGGTGATCGAAATACTAAATATTTCCATGCTAAAACTAAACAGAGGCGGGCCAGAAACAGGATTACAAAACTCAAAAACTCGATGGGAGCATGGGTGGAAACAGAAGAGGAAATAGAGCAAGTGGCAGTGGAATATTTTGAAAATATATTTGCTACCTCGAACCCTTCTGATTTTGAGACTAGCATCCGGTTTATTACCGAGAGAGTGACAAATGAAATAAACGTAATGCTGACTGCCCCTCCATCAGATGCTGAGATAAAAGACGCTGTCTTCGCGATCAACCCAGATAAGGTCCCGGGACCTGATGGGATGACAAGCCTATTTAATCAACGGTTTTGGAATCATATTGGGAAGGATATTATGTGTATAGTCCGAGAATTTTTCGAGACAGGAGAGTTTGATGAAAGAATGAATCAGACAAACATCTGTTTGATTCCCAAGAATGAGAGACCAGCTAATATGGCAGAGTTCAGGCCCATAAGCCTTTGCAATGTTAGCTATAAAATCATCTCGAAGATTTTGTCGGCTCGCCTAAAGAAGATTCTGCCTGAGCTAATATCTGAAACACAATCAGCCTTTGTGGCTCGACGACTCATCACTGATAATATTTTGGTGGCCAAAGAGATGTTCCACGCTCTACGAACGAACCATAGTTGTAACTCAAAATATGTAGCTATCAAGACGGACATGAGCAAAGCATACGATAGTGTGGAATGGGGTTTTCTCAAAGCTCTGATGGAAAAGATAGGATTTGATCAGAGATGGATCCATTGGATCATGAGCTGTATATCTTCG GAGGCAGAGAGATCAAAGAAGATTACTGGAATGAAGATCGTTCGATCTTGCCCGGCTGTTTCTCATCTTCTTTTTGCTGACGACAGTCTCTTCTTTTGCAAAGCGGAGTCCAGTCAGTGTCAAGAGTTGATGAGAATAATTGACGTCTATGGATACGCCTCAGGACAACAACTGAATAAAGAAAAATCTTCAGTTATGTTCGGTTCCAAGGTCATAGCGTCCTCAAAACAAGACCTGAAAAG TGCCAAGGCTAATAACAGAGGACTACATTGGGTAGCTTGGGATAAAATATGTGTACCACAAGAGAGAAGAGATCTGGGATTCAGAGATTCCAGGGACTTCAATCTCGCTCTGCTCGTAAAACAAGTATGGAGGTTGCTTATCTACCCGGACTCGCTACTGGCAAGGGTTTTGAAAGGACGATACTATCGTCATTCAAATCCTCTGCTAGTGGGGAAAGCTAACAATCCATCATATGGGTGGAGCAGCTTATGGACTGCGAGATCAGTGTTGGGCGAAGGCCTGCAACGTACGATTGGGACGGGAGCAGATACAAACGTTTGGGAGGATTGCTGGATCCCAGAAGAACTAGCACGACTGGCCCTTCTGGTGGGAGATGAAATAGACCGAGATCTGAGAGTGCATCACCTGATCATTCACGAGACAAAATGTTGGAATGAGCCACTTATCAGAGAACTCATCGTGCCGGAAGATGTGGGAAAAATCCTGGCGATTAGACCAAGTCGTATAGGGAGAAGAGATGGCTATCTCTGGAAGCATACGAAGTCAGGAGCTTACACGGTGAGGTCAGGGTATGAAGTGGTGAATGCAAAACAGAAAGAAGATCTACTAACAGAGGTACAAGAGCCGAGTATAACGAAGCTAAAGAGTGAAGTTTAG
- the LOC106293140 gene encoding beta-glucosidase 23-like, with amino-acid sequence MALHKVPLIGLLLLLAIVVSPATADGPVCPPSTKLSRASFPEGFLFGTATAAYQVEGAVNETCRGPALWDIYCKRYPEKCKNDNGDVAVDFFHRYKEDIQLMKNLNTDAFRLSIAWTRIFPHGRKEKGVSQAGVQFYHDVIDELLRNGIVPFVTVFHWDTPQDLEDEYGGFLSERIVKDFREYADFVFQEYGDKVKHWITFNEPWVFAHAGYDVGKKAPGRCSDYVDPTCKGGRSGYEVYLVSHNLLNAHAEAFEAFTQCEKCKGGKVGIAHSPAWFEPHDFQDSQDGASIGRALDFMLGWHLDTTMYGDYPQIMKDIVGHRLPQFTAAQKAKLKNSAHFVGLNYYTSTFANHVENPDHSKPRWKQDSLISWEPKNSDKFTIGSTPSTGKLPVYARGFRSLLKYIKDKYANPEIMIMENGYGEDLGETDSVAVGIADHNRKYYLQRHLLSMNEAICIDKVNVTGYFIWSLLDNFEWNEGYKSRFGLYYIDFKNNLTRIEKESGKYYRDFLSQGVRPSMIMRDEL; translated from the exons ATGGCTTTGCACAAAGTTCCTCTCATAGGGCTGCTTTTGCTCCTAGCCATTGTTGTCTCTCCGGCAACAGCTGACGGGCCTGTTTGCCCTCCGTCCACCAAACTTAGCCGCGCAAGTTTCCCTGAGGGTTTCTTATTCGGCACGGCTACAGCGGCATATCAG GTTGAAGGGGCAGTGAATGAAACTTGTCGTGGACCTGCCCTATGGGATATCTACTGTAAGAGATACCCAG AGAAATGCAAAAACGATAATGGCGATGTGGCCGTTGATTTCTTTCATCGTTATAAG GAAGATATTCAGCTAATGAAGAACCTAAACACCGATGCATTCAGACTCTCTATCGCGTGGACAAGAATATTTCCTC ATGGGAGAAAGGAGAAAGGAGTGAGTCAAGCTGGTGTGCAGTTCTACCACGACGTCATCGATGAGCTCCTAAGAAATG GTATAGTTCCTTTTGTGACCGTTTTTCACTGGGACACTCCACAAGATTTAGAAGATGAATACGGCGGCTTTTTAAGTGAGAGGATTGT GAAAGACTTCCGGGAATATGCAGATTTTGTTTTCCAAGAATATGGTGATAAAGTGAAACATTGGATCACTTTCAACGAGCCATGGGTTTTCGCTCACGCCGGTTATGACGTAGGCAAGAAGGCACCAGGACGTTGTTCTGACTACGTAGATCCTACGTGCAAAGGGGGACGATCCGGATACGAGGTTTACCTAGTCAGTCATAACCTTCTTAACGCTCACGCAGAAGCCTTTGAAGCTTTCACACAATGTGAAAAG TGTAAAGGTGGAAAGGTCGGAATCGCACATAGTCCAGCTTGGTTCGAACCACATGACTTTCAGGATTCACAAGATGGTGCATCCATAGGCCGTGCACTTGACTTTATGTTGGGATG GCATTTGGATACTACTATGTACGGGGACTATCCACAGATCATGAAAGATATTGTTGGACACAGATTGCCCCAATTTACTGCTGCGCAGAAAGCAAAACTGAAAAACTCTGCCCATTTCGTTGGCCTCAACTACTACACGTCCACATTTGCAAACCATGTCGAGAATCCAGATCATTCTAAGCCAAGATGGAAGCAAGATTCTCTTATTTCCTGGGAAC CCAAGAATTCAGACAAATTCACCATTGGTAGCACG CCTTCCACCGGTAAGCTACCAGTTTATGCGAGAGGCTTTAGAAGTCTTTTGAAGTACATCAAGGATAAATATGCAAACCCTGAAATTATGATCATGGAAAATG GATATGGAGAAGACCTTGGGGAAACCGATTCAGTTGCAGTTGGTATTGCTGATCACAACAGAAAATATTATCTTCAGAGGCATCTTTTGAGTATGAATGAAGCTATTTG CATCGACAAAGTAAATGTTACAGGATACTTTATATGGTCATTGTTGGACAACTTCGAGTGGAATGAAGGTTACAAGAGCAGATTCGGACTCTATTACATTGATTTCAAAAATAACCTTACACGTATTGAGAAAGAATCGGGCAAGTATTACAGAGACTTCTTGAGCCAAGGTGTTCGTCCATCTATGATCATGAGGGATGAGCTTTGA
- the LOC106293254 gene encoding beta-glucosidase 23-like, translating into MALQKFPLMGLLMLLTIFVSPATADGPVCPPSTKLSRASFPEGFLFGTATAAYQVEGAVNETCRGPALWDIYCKRYPEKCKNDNGDVAVDFFHRYKEDIQLMKNLNTDAFRLSIAWTRIFPHGRKEKGVSQAGVQFYHDVIDELLRNGIVPFVTVFHWDTPQDLEDEYGGFLSERIVKDFREYADFVFQEYGDKVKHWITFNEPWVFAHAGYDVGKKAPGRCSDYVDRTCKGGRSGYEVYLVSHNLLNAHAEAFEAFTQCEKCKGGKVGIAHSPAWFEPHDFQDSQDGASIGRALDFMLGWHLDTTMYGDYPQIMKDIVGHRLPQFTAAQKAKLKNSAHFVGLNYYTSTFANHVENPDHSKPRWKQDSLISWEPKNSDKFTIGSTPSTGKLPVYARGFRSLLKYIKDKYANPEIMIMENGYGEDLGETDSVAVGIADHNRKYYLQRHLLSMNEAICIDKVNVTGYFIWSLLDNFEWNEGYKSRFGLYYIDFKNNLTRIEKESGKYYRDFLSQGVRPSTIKRDEL; encoded by the exons ATGGCTTTGCAAAAGTTTCCTCTCATGGGGCTGCTTATGCTCCTAACAATCTTTGTCTCTCCGGCGACAGCTGATGGGCCTGTTTGCCCTCCATCGACCAAACTTAGCCGGGCAAGTTTCCCTGAAGGTTTCTTATTTGGCACGGCTACTGCAGCATATCAG GTTGAAGGTGCAGTGAATGAAACTTGTCGTGGACCGGCCTTATGGGATATCTACTGTAAGAGATATCCAG AAAAATGCAAAAACGATAATGGCGATGTGGCCGTTGATTTCTTCCATCGTTATAAG GAAGATATTCAGCTAATGAAGAACCTAAACACCGATGCCTTCAGACTCTCTATCGCGTGGACAAGAATATTTCCTC ATGGGAGAAAGGAGAAAGGTGTAAGTCAAGCTGGTGTGCAGTTCTACCACGACGTCATCGATGAGCTCCTAAGAAATG GTATAGTTCCTTTTGTGACCGTTTTTCACTGGGACACTCCACAAGATTTAGAAGATGAATACGGCGGCTTTTTAAGTGAGAGGATTGT GAAAGACTTCCGGGAGTATGCAGATTTTGTTTTCCAAGAATATGGTGATAAAGTGAAACATTGGATCACTTTCAACGAGCCATGGGTTTTCGCTCACGCCGGTTATGACGTAGGCAAGAAGGCACCAGGACGTTGTTCTGACTACGTAGATCGTACGTGCAAAGGGGGACGATCCGGATACGAGGTTTACCTAGTCAGTCATAACCTTCTTAACGCTCACGCAGAAGCCTTTGAAGCTTTCACACAATGTGAAAAG TGTAAAGGTGGAAAGGTCGGAATCGCACATAGTCCAGCTTGGTTCGAACCACATGACTTTCAGGATTCACAAGATGGTGCATCCATAGGCCGTGCACTTGACTTTATGTTGGGATG GCATTTGGATACTACTATGTACGGGGACTATCCACAGATCATGAAAGATATTGTTGGACACAGATTGCCCCAATTTACTGCTGCGCAGAAAGCAAAACTGAAAAACTCTGCCCATTTCGTTGGCCTCAACTACTACACGTCCACATTTGCAAACCATGTCGAGAATCCAGATCATTCTAAGCCAAGATGGAAGCAAGATTCTCTTATTTCCTGGGAAC CCAAGAATTCAGACAAATTCACCATTGGTAGCACG CCTTCCACCGGTAAGCTACCAGTTTATGCGAGAGGCTTTAGAAGTCTTTTGAAGTACATCAAGGATAAATATGCAAACCCTGAAATTATGATCATGGAAAATG GATATGGAGAAGACCTTGGGGAAACCGATTCAGTTGCAGTTGGTATTGCTGATCACAACAGAAAATATTATCTTCAGAGGCATCTTTTGAGTATGAATGAAGCTATTTG CATCGACAAAGTAAATGTTACAGGATACTTTATATGGTCATTGTTGGACAACTTCGAGTGGAATGAAGGTTACAAGAGCAGATTCGGACTCTATTACATAGATTTCAAAAATAATCTCACACGTATTGAGAAAGAATCGGGAAAGTATTACAGAGACTTCTTGAGCCAAGGTGTTCGTCCATCTACGATCAAGAGGGATGAGCTTTGA
- the LOC106292386 gene encoding uncharacterized protein LOC106292386 (The sequence of the model RefSeq protein was modified relative to this genomic sequence to represent the inferred CDS: added 9 bases not found in genome assembly), with amino-acid sequence MGDAKVLVEMELDREFPKIIALDDKQGNIFLVNVEYTWIPSMCERCGNLGHKAKRCLLTSKPVHDTTLQAQTKEDSCDIPVVDIDVILQNGNASTTPSPPVHPQVNANLVTSTAASDTLVIQNQNLSNDLDDQALILPSQQPDVVNVQAITSGPSDHSHFQHETENSLFGTSSPSSSHSQQEKSATPPKSVSTLSTLVDSQSTPTDTQIMEMTIMTLQASKLFFAYINAVSQI; translated from the coding sequence GCAAAGGTTTTAGTCGAGATGGAGCTTGATAGAGAGTTCCCCAAGATTATTGCACTTGATGATAAACAAGGAAACATATTTCTTGTCAATGTTGAATACACGTGGATTCCATCTATGTGCGAGAGGTGTGGAAATCTTGGCCACAAAGCGAAGCGGTGTCTTTTGACTTCTAAGCCGGTACATGATACTACACTACAGGCACAAACAAAAGAAGATAGTTGTGATATTCCTGTAGTAGATATTGATGTTATCCTACAAAATGGGAATGCATCAACAACGCCATCGCCACCTGTCCATCCACAGGTCAATGCTAACCTCGTCACCTCTACTGCAGCATCTGATACTCTTGTGATTCAGAATCAGAATCTGAGCAATGACTTAGATGATCAAGCGTTAATTCTCCCCAGCCAGCAACCAGATGTGGTGAATGTTCAAGCCATTACATCGGGCCCCTCAGATCATTCCCACTTCCAACATGAAACAGAAAACAGCCTATTTGGAACTTCATCACCTTCTTCTTCCCACTCTCAACAAGAGAAGTCTGCTACTCCACCTAAGTCGGTAAGCACTTTATCCACATTAGTAGATTCCCAATCTACTCCCACTGATACACAGATTATGGAAATGACAATCATGACTCTTCAAGCCAGTAAACTTTTCTTCGCTTATATCAACGCAGTTTCCCAAATTTGA